Proteins encoded together in one Mus musculus strain C57BL/6J chromosome 16, GRCm38.p6 C57BL/6J window:
- the Ahsg gene encoding alpha-2-HS-glycoprotein isoform 2 precursor (isoform 2 precursor is encoded by transcript variant 2) — MKSLVLLLCFAQLWGCQSAPQGTGLGFRELACDDPEAEQVALLAVDYLNNHLLQGFKQVLNQIDKVKVWSRRPFGVVYEMEVDTLETTCHALDPTPLANLMHNLGGEEVSVACKLFQTQPQPANANAVGPVPTANAALPADPPASVVVGPVVVPRGLSDHRTYHDLRHAFSPVASVESASGETLHSPKVGQPGAAGPVSPMCPGRIRHFKI; from the exons ATGAAGTCCCTGGTCTTGCTCCTTTGTTTTGCTCAGCTCTGGGGCTGCCAATCCGCTCCACAAGGTACAGGACTGGGTTTTAGAGAATTGGCTTGTGATGATCCAGAAGCAGAGCAAGTAGCTTTGTTGGCCGTGGACTACCTCAATAATCATCTTCTTCAGGGATTCAAACAGGTCTTGAATCAGATCGACAAAGTCAAGGTGTGGTCTCGG CGGCCCTTCGGAGTGGTGTATGAGATGGAAGTTGACACACTGGAGACCACTTGCCATGCTTTGGACCCCACCCCGCTG gcaaatcTCATGCATAATCTTGGTGGGGAAGAAGTTTCAGTGGCCTGCAAGTTATTCCAAACACAG CCCCAGCCAGCCAATGCCAACGCAGTAGGTCCCGTACCCACAGCGAATGCAGCCCTACCAGCTGACCCACCTGCATCTGTGGTGGTGGGACCTGTGGTGGTTCCACGAGGACTTTCAGACCACCGAACTTACCACGACCTACGCCACGCCTTCTCTCCTGTGGCCTCGGTGGAGTCGGCCTCGGGAGAAACTCTTCATTCTCCTAAGGTGGGCCAGCCTGGTGCTGCTGGTCCAGTGTCCCCCATGTGCCCAGGGAGGATCAGACACTTCAAAATCTAG
- the Ahsg gene encoding alpha-2-HS-glycoprotein isoform 3 precursor (isoform 3 precursor is encoded by transcript variant 3): MKSLVLLLCFAQLWGCQSAPQGTGLGFRELACDDPEAEQVALLAVDYLNNHLLQGFKQVLNQIDKVKVWSRRPFGVVYEMEVDTLETTCHALDPTPLANCSAVEGDCDFHILKQDGQFRVMHTQCHSTPDSAEDVRKLCPRCPLLTPFNDTNVVHTVNTALAAFNTQNNGTYFKLVEISRAQNVPLPVSTLVEFVIAATDCTAKEVTDPAKCNLLAEKQHGFCKANLMHNLGGEEVSVACKLFQTQPQPANANAVGPVPTANAALPADPPASVVVGPVVVPRGLSDHRTYHDLRHAFSPVASVESASGETLHSPKVGQPGAAGPVSPMCPGRIRHFKI; the protein is encoded by the exons ATGAAGTCCCTGGTCTTGCTCCTTTGTTTTGCTCAGCTCTGGGGCTGCCAATCCGCTCCACAAGGTACAGGACTGGGTTTTAGAGAATTGGCTTGTGATGATCCAGAAGCAGAGCAAGTAGCTTTGTTGGCCGTGGACTACCTCAATAATCATCTTCTTCAGGGATTCAAACAGGTCTTGAATCAGATCGACAAAGTCAAGGTGTGGTCTCGG CGGCCCTTCGGAGTGGTGTATGAGATGGAAGTTGACACACTGGAGACCACTTGCCATGCTTTGGACCCCACCCCGCTGGCAAACTGTTCT GCGGTGGAGGGAGACTGTGACTTCCACATCCTGAAACAAGACGGCCAGTTCAGGGTGATGCACACCCAGTGTCATTCCACCCCAG ACTCTGCAGAGGACGTTCGTAAGTTGTGCCCACGGTGCCCACTCCTGACTCCGTTCAACGATACCAACGTGGTCCACACCGTCAACACTGCCCTGGCTGCCTTCAACACACAGAATAATGGAACCTATTTTAAACTGGTGGAGATTTCCCGGGCTCAAAATGTG CCTCTCCCAGTGTCTACTCTGGTGGAGTTTGTAATAGCTGCCACTGACTGTACTGCAAAAGAAGTCACAGATCCAGCCAAATGCAACCTGCTGGCAGAGAAG CAACatggcttctgcaaggcaaatcTCATGCATAATCTTGGTGGGGAAGAAGTTTCAGTGGCCTGCAAGTTATTCCAAACACAG CCCCAGCCAGCCAATGCCAACGCAGTAGGTCCCGTACCCACAGCGAATGCAGCCCTACCAGCTGACCCACCTGCATCTGTGGTGGTGGGACCTGTGGTGGTTCCACGAGGACTTTCAGACCACCGAACTTACCACGACCTACGCCACGCCTTCTCTCCTGTGGCCTCGGTGGAGTCGGCCTCGGGAGAAACTCTTCATTCTCCTAAGGTGGGCCAGCCTGGTGCTGCTGGTCCAGTGTCCCCCATGTGCCCAGGGAGGATCAGACACTTCAAAATCTAG
- the Ahsg gene encoding alpha-2-HS-glycoprotein isoform 1 precursor (isoform 1 precursor is encoded by transcript variant 1), which translates to MKSLVLLLCFAQLWGCQSAPQGTGLGFRELACDDPEAEQVALLAVDYLNNHLLQGFKQVLNQIDKVKVWSRRPFGVVYEMEVDTLETTCHALDPTPLANCSVRQLTEHAVEGDCDFHILKQDGQFRVMHTQCHSTPDSAEDVRKLCPRCPLLTPFNDTNVVHTVNTALAAFNTQNNGTYFKLVEISRAQNVPLPVSTLVEFVIAATDCTAKEVTDPAKCNLLAEKQHGFCKANLMHNLGGEEVSVACKLFQTQPQPANANAVGPVPTANAALPADPPASVVVGPVVVPRGLSDHRTYHDLRHAFSPVASVESASGETLHSPKVGQPGAAGPVSPMCPGRIRHFKI; encoded by the exons ATGAAGTCCCTGGTCTTGCTCCTTTGTTTTGCTCAGCTCTGGGGCTGCCAATCCGCTCCACAAGGTACAGGACTGGGTTTTAGAGAATTGGCTTGTGATGATCCAGAAGCAGAGCAAGTAGCTTTGTTGGCCGTGGACTACCTCAATAATCATCTTCTTCAGGGATTCAAACAGGTCTTGAATCAGATCGACAAAGTCAAGGTGTGGTCTCGG CGGCCCTTCGGAGTGGTGTATGAGATGGAAGTTGACACACTGGAGACCACTTGCCATGCTTTGGACCCCACCCCGCTGGCAAACTGTTCTGTGAGGCAGCTGACTGAGCAC GCGGTGGAGGGAGACTGTGACTTCCACATCCTGAAACAAGACGGCCAGTTCAGGGTGATGCACACCCAGTGTCATTCCACCCCAG ACTCTGCAGAGGACGTTCGTAAGTTGTGCCCACGGTGCCCACTCCTGACTCCGTTCAACGATACCAACGTGGTCCACACCGTCAACACTGCCCTGGCTGCCTTCAACACACAGAATAATGGAACCTATTTTAAACTGGTGGAGATTTCCCGGGCTCAAAATGTG CCTCTCCCAGTGTCTACTCTGGTGGAGTTTGTAATAGCTGCCACTGACTGTACTGCAAAAGAAGTCACAGATCCAGCCAAATGCAACCTGCTGGCAGAGAAG CAACatggcttctgcaaggcaaatcTCATGCATAATCTTGGTGGGGAAGAAGTTTCAGTGGCCTGCAAGTTATTCCAAACACAG CCCCAGCCAGCCAATGCCAACGCAGTAGGTCCCGTACCCACAGCGAATGCAGCCCTACCAGCTGACCCACCTGCATCTGTGGTGGTGGGACCTGTGGTGGTTCCACGAGGACTTTCAGACCACCGAACTTACCACGACCTACGCCACGCCTTCTCTCCTGTGGCCTCGGTGGAGTCGGCCTCGGGAGAAACTCTTCATTCTCCTAAGGTGGGCCAGCCTGGTGCTGCTGGTCCAGTGTCCCCCATGTGCCCAGGGAGGATCAGACACTTCAAAATCTAG